One window from the genome of Parachlamydiales bacterium encodes:
- a CDS encoding F0F1 ATP synthase subunit epsilon codes for MYKLLILSPEEILFEGEVHNAIFPGSEGSFEVLPNHTPIISQLKNGNITIDNQTQIPIPNGFLEFSNNNCTVLVN; via the coding sequence ATGTATAAGCTACTTATCTTATCCCCCGAAGAAATTCTCTTCGAAGGCGAAGTTCACAACGCCATATTCCCAGGCTCCGAAGGCTCCTTCGAAGTCCTCCCTAACCACACTCCCATCATCTCCCAACTCAAAAATGGCAACATCACTATCGATAACCAAACCCAAATCCCTATCCCCAACGGCTTTCTGGAATTCTCTAACAACAACTGCACCGTCCTCGTCAACTAG
- the atpD gene encoding F0F1 ATP synthase subunit beta yields the protein MSEGKIKQVIGPVIDIEFPHGELPNILNAITIDNDERNIHLTAEVALHLGDNVVRCIALSSTDGLVRGMPAKDTGKQITVPVGKDVLGRILNVLGNPIDEGQPIPANAPRSSIHNPPPPFEEQETSMAIFETGIKVIDLLCPYAKGGKVGLFGGAGVGKSVIVMELIRNIAQEHGGFSVFCGVGERTREGNDLWLEMKESGVLSKTCLVFGQMNEPPGARLRVGLTGLTIAEHFRDTQRQDVLLFIDNIFRFVQAGSEVSALLGRMPSAVGYQPTLNTEVGALQERITSTKSGSITSVQAIYVPADDYTDPAPASLFTHLDASTALSRQIAELGIYPAVDPLASSSRILDPAVLGDEHYNLASNVKKILQRYKDLQDIIAILGIDELAEDDKLLVGRARKIQKFLSQPFFVAETFTGKPGKYVKLHDTIKGFKMIINGELDHLPEQAFYMTGSIEEVLANAEKLKADTNV from the coding sequence ATGTCAGAAGGTAAAATTAAACAAGTCATCGGACCCGTCATCGATATAGAATTCCCACACGGCGAACTACCCAATATTTTAAACGCCATCACTATCGATAACGACGAAAGAAATATCCACCTAACCGCAGAAGTCGCCCTGCACTTAGGGGATAATGTCGTCCGCTGCATCGCCCTTTCCTCCACCGACGGTCTAGTCCGTGGCATGCCTGCCAAAGACACAGGTAAGCAAATCACCGTTCCAGTCGGCAAAGATGTTCTCGGACGTATCCTGAATGTTCTCGGCAACCCTATTGATGAAGGGCAACCTATCCCCGCTAACGCTCCCCGCTCTTCCATCCATAATCCTCCCCCTCCCTTCGAAGAACAAGAAACATCCATGGCTATCTTCGAAACTGGAATCAAAGTCATCGATCTTCTTTGTCCTTATGCGAAAGGCGGAAAGGTCGGCCTCTTTGGCGGCGCCGGCGTAGGCAAATCTGTTATCGTCATGGAACTAATTCGCAATATAGCGCAGGAACATGGCGGATTCTCTGTCTTCTGCGGTGTGGGCGAAAGAACCCGCGAAGGTAATGACCTATGGCTCGAAATGAAAGAATCCGGCGTCCTCTCTAAAACCTGCCTTGTTTTCGGACAAATGAATGAACCCCCCGGTGCACGTCTGCGCGTAGGCCTCACAGGCTTGACAATAGCCGAACACTTCCGCGATACCCAACGCCAAGATGTCCTCCTATTCATCGACAACATCTTCCGCTTCGTACAAGCAGGTTCCGAAGTTTCTGCTCTGCTAGGTAGAATGCCCTCTGCAGTAGGATATCAACCTACTCTTAACACTGAAGTCGGCGCCCTGCAGGAAAGGATCACCTCAACAAAATCCGGCTCCATCACTTCCGTACAAGCCATCTACGTCCCTGCGGACGACTACACAGACCCCGCTCCCGCTAGCCTTTTCACCCACCTCGACGCCTCGACAGCCCTATCACGACAAATTGCAGAGCTAGGCATCTACCCTGCCGTCGACCCCCTCGCCTCCTCTTCACGCATCCTCGATCCCGCCGTCCTCGGCGACGAACACTACAACCTCGCCAGCAACGTAAAGAAAATCCTCCAACGCTACAAAGACCTGCAAGATATCATCGCCATTTTAGGTATCGACGAACTAGCGGAAGACGACAAACTTCTCGTCGGAAGAGCCCGCAAAATTCAAAAATTCCTCTCCCAGCCTTTCTTCGTAGCCGAAACCTTCACCGGTAAACCCGGAAAATATGTCAAACTCCACGACACCATCAAAGGCTTCAAAATGATCATCAACGGAGAACTTGACCACCTACCAGAACAAGCCTTCTACATGACCGGCTCAATAGAAGAAGTCCTCGCCAACGCCGAAAAATTAAAAGCCGATACCAATGTATAA
- the atpG gene encoding ATP synthase F1 subunit gamma, with translation MTTLRDIKKRLHSAANIQHITKAMEMVAAVRLRKALNKLELFRPYAEKMHQMLQQLARASNEVSHPLFEERTERKKGVLIITADKGLCGAYNNNVIQAAEKLLRKDEYSGAVLFLVGNKAIEHFKKQPWEIKFSMRDLSNKMNASEVEKLSSFLVEGFLKREWDEITIVYTIFKNILSRQIRIDNFLPISKGEIDATAPSIDYIFEPSAEEIYSVLIPRYCFTRLMKVLSEAQVSELGARVTAMKAATKNADEMIEKLTLIRNKVRQAGITKEMLEITAGAEGLE, from the coding sequence ATGACGACATTAAGGGATATAAAAAAACGACTTCACTCGGCAGCGAATATCCAGCATATCACTAAAGCTATGGAGATGGTTGCTGCCGTACGCCTGCGCAAAGCGTTGAATAAGTTGGAGCTTTTTCGTCCTTACGCTGAGAAAATGCACCAAATGCTGCAACAGCTCGCTAGAGCATCTAACGAAGTTTCCCATCCCTTATTCGAAGAACGCACTGAACGAAAAAAAGGCGTACTGATCATCACTGCGGATAAAGGGCTCTGTGGTGCATATAACAACAATGTGATCCAAGCTGCTGAGAAATTATTGCGCAAAGATGAATACTCCGGAGCTGTCCTCTTCTTAGTGGGCAATAAAGCCATTGAACATTTCAAAAAGCAGCCCTGGGAAATAAAATTCTCCATGCGAGATCTAAGCAACAAGATGAATGCATCCGAAGTTGAAAAACTTAGCTCTTTTCTCGTTGAAGGATTTCTCAAGCGGGAATGGGACGAAATAACTATTGTCTACACTATATTTAAAAATATCCTCTCAAGGCAAATACGTATCGATAATTTTCTGCCAATATCTAAAGGAGAAATTGACGCTACCGCTCCTTCAATAGATTATATTTTTGAACCTAGCGCGGAAGAGATTTATTCTGTGCTCATCCCCCGCTACTGTTTCACACGCTTGATGAAAGTCCTCTCCGAAGCTCAAGTATCCGAACTCGGAGCGCGTGTAACAGCAATGAAAGCTGCTACAAAAAATGCGGATGAAATGATTGAAAAGTTAACCCTCATAAGAAATAAAGTCCGGCAGGCCGGCATCACAAAAGAAATGTTAGAAATTACTGCTGGTGCAGAAGGATTGGAGTAA
- the atpA gene encoding F0F1 ATP synthase subunit alpha has translation MSLKQDEISWIIQRKIEDYKEEFSFESVGRVLQVGDGIARVWGLDDVMISELVEFPNGTIGMVLNLETDNVGVVLLGPDEGIKEHDLVKRTNKIASVPVGEGLLGRVVDPLGRPIDGKGTIASETYMPIEGDAPNVIERQPVNEPVQTGIKAIDSMIPIGKGQRQLIIGDRQTGKTTVILDTILNQKGKDVICIYVAIGQKSSTISHFVSTLEKHGALPYSIIVAASASDRAPLQYIAPFAATAMGEYFMHKGKHAICFYDDLSKHAQAYRQLALLLRRPPGREAYPGDIFYLHSRLLERAAKLSDKLGGGSLTSLPVIETQAQDVTTYIPTNVISITDGQIYLESDLFFSGVRPAINVGISASRVGGKAQTKAMKRVAQSLRLEIAQYRELAAFAQFGSEMDDATKAQINRGDRMVEILKQDKLNPYSLEQQVIIIFAGIKGYLDDLPLEQVKLFEKELLKFVEHDYPHIPHAIEETKDLDKKTMEELEQAVNRFKNDFITNRNLNVGEK, from the coding sequence ATGTCGCTAAAACAAGACGAAATATCCTGGATCATCCAACGTAAAATCGAAGACTATAAGGAAGAGTTCTCTTTCGAATCCGTCGGCAGAGTCCTCCAGGTAGGAGACGGTATCGCTCGTGTCTGGGGCCTGGATGATGTGATGATTTCCGAACTGGTCGAATTCCCCAACGGCACCATTGGAATGGTTCTTAACCTTGAAACTGACAACGTCGGCGTTGTTTTGCTAGGACCTGATGAAGGGATCAAGGAGCATGACCTTGTTAAACGCACCAATAAGATTGCCTCTGTACCTGTAGGAGAAGGCTTGCTAGGCAGGGTTGTCGATCCGCTCGGCCGTCCGATCGACGGAAAAGGCACAATCGCTTCTGAAACTTATATGCCGATCGAAGGCGATGCCCCTAACGTCATTGAACGCCAACCTGTAAATGAACCCGTCCAAACCGGCATCAAAGCTATTGACTCCATGATTCCTATAGGAAAAGGACAGCGTCAATTGATAATCGGTGATAGGCAGACAGGCAAAACCACTGTCATTTTAGATACTATCCTCAATCAAAAAGGCAAGGACGTCATCTGTATCTATGTTGCTATCGGACAAAAATCCTCCACCATTTCACATTTCGTCTCCACGCTTGAAAAACATGGCGCACTCCCCTACTCCATTATCGTGGCAGCATCCGCTTCTGATAGGGCCCCTCTCCAATATATTGCCCCCTTCGCTGCCACAGCCATGGGCGAATATTTCATGCACAAAGGTAAACACGCCATCTGCTTTTATGACGATCTGTCTAAACATGCTCAAGCCTATCGACAACTTGCCTTGCTATTGCGCCGCCCTCCAGGCAGAGAAGCCTATCCAGGGGATATTTTCTATTTACATTCCCGCCTGCTCGAACGTGCCGCAAAACTCAGCGACAAGCTAGGTGGAGGATCGCTCACCTCACTGCCCGTCATCGAAACACAAGCGCAAGACGTCACAACCTACATCCCTACAAACGTAATCTCTATTACTGACGGACAAATTTATCTCGAATCCGACCTATTTTTCTCCGGTGTAAGGCCCGCCATCAATGTGGGCATCTCCGCCTCGCGCGTAGGGGGTAAAGCACAGACAAAGGCTATGAAACGAGTTGCACAAAGCCTCCGTCTCGAAATTGCACAATACCGTGAACTTGCCGCCTTTGCCCAGTTCGGCTCAGAAATGGATGACGCCACCAAAGCGCAGATCAACCGTGGCGACCGCATGGTTGAAATCCTTAAACAAGACAAACTCAATCCTTATTCGCTTGAACAACAAGTCATCATTATTTTTGCAGGGATTAAAGGCTACCTAGATGATCTTCCTCTTGAGCAAGTCAAACTGTTTGAAAAAGAACTTCTAAAGTTCGTTGAACATGACTACCCCCATATCCCCCATGCCATTGAAGAAACTAAAGACCTAGATAAGAAGACGATGGAAGAGCTTGAACAGGCTGTCAACAGGTTTAAAAACGACTTCATTACTAACCGCAATCTGAATGTCGGAGAGAAATGA
- the atpH gene encoding ATP synthase F1 subunit delta: MKDRQSAIQYAKALLKSDSEGNNLRQYQQELEDISGILNHTPGMLKLLDNPQIEHEKRADIIKGTFESSVSPTLLRLMLLLLEKRKLHFLPEITEEFHHMVAQRLGIVEVTVISPWPLSETLRADVKQELEKYSQHEIEIHEEVDPSLLGGISIIMASKMMDFSLQGRLNNLKQILLR, translated from the coding sequence ATGAAAGACCGCCAATCTGCCATACAATATGCCAAAGCATTGTTAAAGTCAGATTCTGAAGGCAATAACTTGCGCCAATACCAGCAAGAACTGGAGGATATCAGCGGGATATTAAATCATACCCCTGGAATGCTTAAGCTGCTGGACAACCCGCAAATAGAGCATGAGAAAAGGGCCGATATTATTAAAGGTACTTTTGAAAGTAGTGTCAGCCCCACCTTGCTAAGGTTAATGCTCCTCCTCCTAGAGAAACGTAAACTTCACTTCCTACCAGAGATCACTGAGGAGTTCCACCATATGGTAGCTCAGCGTCTTGGAATTGTCGAAGTAACAGTTATTTCCCCGTGGCCCCTAAGTGAAACATTACGCGCTGATGTCAAGCAGGAACTAGAAAAGTACTCGCAGCACGAAATTGAAATCCACGAAGAGGTCGATCCCTCGCTATTAGGTGGCATTTCAATCATTATGGCAAGCAAAATGATGGATTTCAGCCTCCAAGGCCGATTGAATAATCTTAAACAAATTCTATTAAGATAA